The Chitinophaga sp. H8 region TTATAGATCACTCTGGCACCAGGGCTTTTGCTGAAATCTTTTTCATCGTCGTCATCCTCACCAGCAAACGCAGATTTGATACCGGCATAGATCAGGAAGAACCCGAACAGGCTGAGTACAACGTTGATCCTTACAGCAGTACCAAAAATGTTCATTTCCGGTAAATAGGTAAGATTGATCAGCCCTACGCCGGTGAAGATAAAGATGGCGCGGAAAAAGAGGGCGCCAATAATACCCCAGAACAATACTTTATGATGCAGGAACTTGGGTACATTAAAGAAGGAGAATACCAGGATGAAAACGAACAGGTTATCCACAGATAACGCTTTCTCAATCCAGTAGGCCGATTGGAACTGGGTGAATTTTTCAAAACCCATGATGTAATAAATTACACCACTGAAGAGCATTGCCAGTGAGATCCAGACAATAGACCAGATAGCCGCTTCTTTGTTACTCACTTCATGGCTTTTCTTGTTAAAAACGCCAAGGTCGAGCATGAGCATTACAATTACCAGAACTCCGAAACCGGTAAGTATACCGGGGTGATTAATGAGTGTATCCATTATATATTGTTGTTAAAATGCGTGTGTTTAGTTATTGACTAATTGAATAATGACCAGCCTGCCGCCTTCTTCTTTAGACAGCAGCAATTGTTTGCCGTCTGTGAGCTCTACCATGGAATTAATGGGTATTTCCTTGTTTTCCGTTACATCCCTGAGTGATGTAAGTGTCTGATTTACAAGTTGCCATTTACCGTGATGAAATACAAAGTAGCCTACTGGTTTCTTTTGCTCCGCTGTCAGCTTTTCATTAGGTGTAATATTACGATTTACATGCCATGGATAAAGATACTGATTATGATATACCATGAGCCGTTGATTTTCAGGTACAAAACTACCCGCTTTTCTGGACCAGTAGAAATTTAATACCGGCAATTGCCCTGTATAAGGGGTATTGCAGAACGGACAAACGGGTTTGGTACTATTGTCAAATACAAACCATTTCTGGCCACAGTTCAGGTTCTGACAGGGCTGCATCAGATCAGTTGTTTTGATCAGTGCATGTTCCCACTCATCGGCTGTGGGCCGCATCGCCGGATTGTGTAAGCCTTCTATAAATGCTTTGTTAAACAGCTCTTTTAAATAAGGGCCGCAAATGGAATAGGGGATTTTATTCACATCTGCCCATGGCAGCTGTGTTGGCTTTACCTGGTTTAGTTTAGGCCGGTTGGAAGTATCTGTAGGATGTTCTACAAATAAGGCTTTGGCTCCCATCCCTAATTCTTCATCTTTTTGTGGATCTGTATCATGAATTTTTCCGCCTCTTAAGGGATGGCGGTATAACAGATACATATAAATCATTACCGCCAGAGCATGCCTGTCAGTAGCAATACTGGGCAGTTTTCTGGCAGGATCATCCTTTGCCAGGTTTTTGGTACTCATTACTTCCGGCGCAATAAAGTCCGGTGTACCGATTACATCCGGCGGAAATTTGCCCGGCACTACCAGCCCGTCAATATCAATAATGGCTGCACTGCCGGTACAGGGATCTATCAGCACATTTTTGTAAGACAGATCAGAGTGTGCGAGTCCGGCTGCATGCATACGCCTCACTGCTCTCGCTATCCTGATACATACCAGGAAATATTTGTACCAGTCGCCCAGCTCACTTTTATCCAGGTGTAGTTTGAAATTGGCATTCCTGAACTGGGAGGCGGCAAACCATTTGCCTTCTTTTTCTTTTCCTACTATAGAGGCGATTTGTGCGGCGGCAGGATTATAGCCTGTCTGGAAGAAGAACTGCTTTTGATATACCGGCACAATGATGCCGGTTTGACCATTGTGCTCTACCATATCATAAGGCCAGCAAAACAGGTCTTTCCAATATTCACCGCCTGCCTGATTAAAGATCCGCTCCCGGAAAGTGGTGACAATATTATTCAAGCGCTCTTTGGAATTGAAATCCTGTTTATCACGAAAAAAAGCTACTACATAGGATTTGTCCGGGCTAAAATACACATCTTTCATTCCTCCCTGCATGGGATTCCCATCATCTACAAACTGATATGTTTTGCCACCGGCAGCTTTTACGGTTTTGATCATTGTGGTTTGTTGTTTGTAGCTACCAGCTTCCAGCCGCTAGCTGCTAGCTTTTGTGTTTTGTTGATTAGTGCTATGACTATCTTAGCCGTTCACTTTAATACAAAATAGCAATAGTCCGGTCATCATGATTACCTGGCGACCAGAAATCGAGCCAGTTCATCAGCATGGCAGCTGCTGTTTCCGGCGCTGCGGCAAAATCTATTTTGCAGTTGTCCGCATTTTTTCCACCGAGGTCGGCCCATAATTCCTGCCACATTGCTGTTTTGCTGAGGTTGGCATCCGTCTGGAATTTAGGATCAGTAATACCATCAGTCATCAGCACCAGTGCGGTAAAGTCTGGTACAATCTTAAAACGGATTCGGTTGGCATAAGAGCTGTCCGCAAAAATATCCGGCATGGTCAGAAACCTTGTTTGTCCTGCAAATTCACCACTATCAGGCGTACCCAATACCACTACTTCCGGTTTGGTGTTATCAAAAATACCAATGCCGCCATCACCCACCCAGAAGGAGCAGATCACATAACCTGCAGCAAATTTCCGTGTCATGGTAAAGATGAGGGTAGTAGCGTAGTCTTTTATATCCGCTTCTTTCCGTTGTGCTTCCTCTTTTATTTTTGATTGCGCAAAGAAGGCTGCCTTACCCAGCTGGTCAATAAAAAGACTGCTTAATTGCTTCTGCAGCGCCTCGGATGCCTGGGAAGTATAGGCATTGACGGCTGTTTCAATCTCCTGTATTTTATCACTGGTGAGCAGGATGTCAAAAAATTCGTGTACCGCATCACATGCAATTGCAGCGCCTTTCCGGCTGTATTTAGCAGAGCCGGCCCCATCCGCCACTGCAATCAGCCCCCAGCCGCTGGTGGTAGCATAGCTATATGCAAAGGCATCATCCCGGAAGCGGCCTTCATGGGCATGGCTGCGGCCTCTTTTTGAGCCGATGATCAGCTTTTTATTCCCAAAAGAAGTATGGGCGCTGATATTATCCGGGCGCCAGTATTCATCCTGCTCATCAGAAGGCAGATTTTGCCATAATGATTTAGGGTCCGGATTTACAATCAGCCGCAATTCCTTTACAAAGAAAGGCTTGTCTTCACTGCTGTCTTTCAATTTGTAATGTAATGTCAGCAGATGTTCTCCCTGTTGTTGGGGAGTGCCGGTAAAGGTGTTGGTTGCTGTATCAAAAGAAATGCCCAGAGCGTCATCCATCGTCCACTCAAAGCTGCCAATATCCTGCAGGCCCAGCTTAGCCAGGTCAAATACATACCTGTATATTTTCCCTACTGTAGCATTGGGCAGCGGTATATGTTTTTGCCTGATCTCTTCCGTAATTGATCTTTCTTTCCAGGATTCCAATATGAAACTTTGATTTTTTTTGACCTGCTGATAAGCATCTAAGATAGCCGCATCAGTCAGGAATGTATTAAAAAATGCATGTTGATGTGATGAAACATTGATATTGTTCAACAGCAGTAAACTCTCCACATATTTCTTTACCAGGCTCATGCAATGTATTATCCTTGTGTTCTGTTAATATCCATATTACCGGCACCAAATCCATAATCGCCGGTAGAGCCGCACCAGGGGCAGGTGGCTGTTTTTTCATTGCCGATACAATGAATTTTACCACACTGGCATAAGGTGAAGCCGTATTGATTGCCACAGCAGGGACATGCCGGAAATCCTTCCAGCTCGTCACTGTTGACCCGGTTATTTACACCAGGGGAGGCACTCAGTTCAAAATAGCTGTTATCCACGGGGTAAGCACCTTTCAGGTGATAACCGAGGGTCTGGAAATCCATTCCGCTGATGTTGGACGGTTTCTCATACCGTCCGTATTT contains the following coding sequences:
- a CDS encoding TerC/Alx family metal homeostasis membrane protein, which codes for MDTLINHPGILTGFGVLVIVMLMLDLGVFNKKSHEVSNKEAAIWSIVWISLAMLFSGVIYYIMGFEKFTQFQSAYWIEKALSVDNLFVFILVFSFFNVPKFLHHKVLFWGIIGALFFRAIFIFTGVGLINLTYLPEMNIFGTAVRINVVLSLFGFFLIYAGIKSAFAGEDDDDEKDFSKSPGARVIYKMFKVSKEFDGDKFFTIENGVKLATPLLVVVGVIEFTDVLFAVDSIPAIFAIAPDDPFILYTSNIFAILGLRALYFLLANFIYMFRLLKYGLAIILSFIGIKMVIAPFFHISSPVSLGIVGGVLVISMLASIIIPAPKEEETKEKEAEANV
- a CDS encoding helix-hairpin-helix domain-containing protein, which gives rise to MIKTVKAAGGKTYQFVDDGNPMQGGMKDVYFSPDKSYVVAFFRDKQDFNSKERLNNIVTTFRERIFNQAGGEYWKDLFCWPYDMVEHNGQTGIIVPVYQKQFFFQTGYNPAAAQIASIVGKEKEGKWFAASQFRNANFKLHLDKSELGDWYKYFLVCIRIARAVRRMHAAGLAHSDLSYKNVLIDPCTGSAAIIDIDGLVVPGKFPPDVIGTPDFIAPEVMSTKNLAKDDPARKLPSIATDRHALAVMIYMYLLYRHPLRGGKIHDTDPQKDEELGMGAKALFVEHPTDTSNRPKLNQVKPTQLPWADVNKIPYSICGPYLKELFNKAFIEGLHNPAMRPTADEWEHALIKTTDLMQPCQNLNCGQKWFVFDNSTKPVCPFCNTPYTGQLPVLNFYWSRKAGSFVPENQRLMVYHNQYLYPWHVNRNITPNEKLTAEQKKPVGYFVFHHGKWQLVNQTLTSLRDVTENKEIPINSMVELTDGKQLLLSKEEGGRLVIIQLVNN
- a CDS encoding PP2C family serine/threonine-protein phosphatase, with amino-acid sequence MSLVKKYVESLLLLNNINVSSHQHAFFNTFLTDAAILDAYQQVKKNQSFILESWKERSITEEIRQKHIPLPNATVGKIYRYVFDLAKLGLQDIGSFEWTMDDALGISFDTATNTFTGTPQQQGEHLLTLHYKLKDSSEDKPFFVKELRLIVNPDPKSLWQNLPSDEQDEYWRPDNISAHTSFGNKKLIIGSKRGRSHAHEGRFRDDAFAYSYATTSGWGLIAVADGAGSAKYSRKGAAIACDAVHEFFDILLTSDKIQEIETAVNAYTSQASEALQKQLSSLFIDQLGKAAFFAQSKIKEEAQRKEADIKDYATTLIFTMTRKFAAGYVICSFWVGDGGIGIFDNTKPEVVVLGTPDSGEFAGQTRFLTMPDIFADSSYANRIRFKIVPDFTALVLMTDGITDPKFQTDANLSKTAMWQELWADLGGKNADNCKIDFAAAPETAAAMLMNWLDFWSPGNHDDRTIAILY